The following are encoded together in the Bradyrhizobium sp. CCGUVB1N3 genome:
- a CDS encoding CGNR zinc finger domain-containing protein, whose protein sequence is MSAHSRTRTVLPPSRAGSLDLVGGELAWDFTNTSSARGLPAHQEHLRDFDTLMQWVEHARVMPPSDCAYIRSTLSGHPRRAHRAFERAIEMRELIWTIGTALAEQRPVSARLLDLLSAAHAANLRHAEMRMRLGSYIWVFDPRRDIEAAILGPITLSALTLLMEKDLLRTRRCAGQECGWLFFDTTKNNGRRWCEMRVCGNRAKVRAARDRQRRARKG, encoded by the coding sequence ATGAGCGCCCACAGCCGGACCAGAACCGTCCTCCCGCCCTCACGCGCCGGCAGCCTCGATCTGGTCGGCGGGGAACTGGCATGGGATTTCACCAACACGTCGTCGGCGCGTGGCTTGCCGGCCCACCAGGAGCATTTGAGGGATTTCGACACGCTGATGCAGTGGGTCGAACACGCCCGCGTCATGCCGCCCTCCGACTGCGCCTACATACGCTCCACGCTGTCGGGCCATCCGCGCCGGGCGCACCGCGCCTTCGAACGCGCGATCGAGATGCGCGAGCTGATCTGGACGATCGGCACCGCGCTTGCCGAGCAGCGGCCGGTCTCGGCCAGGCTGCTCGACCTGCTCTCAGCCGCGCACGCCGCGAATTTACGCCACGCCGAGATGCGGATGCGTCTCGGCAGCTACATCTGGGTGTTTGATCCGCGTCGCGACATCGAAGCGGCGATCCTGGGTCCGATCACGCTGTCGGCCCTGACATTGCTCATGGAAAAGGACCTCTTGCGCACCAGGCGCTGCGCAGGCCAGGAATGCGGCTGGCTATTCTTCGATACAACCAAGAACAACGGCCGCCGCTGGTGCGAAATGCGCGTCTGCGGCAATCGTGCCAAGGTGCGGGCCGCCCGCGACAGGCAGAGACGCGCGCGAAAGGGGTGA
- a CDS encoding ROK family transcriptional regulator — protein sequence MDETAPGAGANPPVTLMGGSRGTTQTGVRLYNERLILSLIRRHRSLAKVEIARLTGLSTQTTTVIINRLEADGLLLAGEPQRGRIGQPSVPYSLNPDGAFGLGLMIGRRSSDLVLMDFIAGIRARRRTIYAFPLPEDIMAFAEREMPNLLAAVPENLQGRISGIGVAMPFELWNWEADLQTPPGVLGRWRDFNVATELSRRFGTWPIRVHNDATSACAAELTFGAGATYRDFAYFYVGTFVGGGIVLNGSLFPGRSGNAGALGSLPIMRREESGETSLQQLIRTASIYRLERRLIAAGLRGTEIWLSPDDWSSFEEPLEAWIAEAAEALAQAIAALLAVIDFEAIVIDGAFPADVRRRLVERTNLQWAHMDRQGLTDAVVVEGSVGRDARAIGGAALPLLATFARDHDVLFKE from the coding sequence ATGGATGAAACAGCGCCGGGCGCCGGGGCCAACCCGCCGGTGACGCTGATGGGCGGAAGCCGCGGCACCACCCAGACTGGGGTGAGACTTTACAACGAGCGCCTGATCCTCTCCCTCATCCGGCGCCATCGCAGCCTCGCCAAGGTCGAGATCGCGCGCCTGACCGGCCTGTCGACACAGACCACGACGGTCATCATCAACCGGCTGGAAGCAGACGGACTGCTGCTCGCCGGCGAGCCGCAGCGGGGTCGCATTGGCCAGCCGTCCGTCCCCTACTCGCTCAATCCAGACGGCGCTTTCGGGCTCGGTCTGATGATCGGCCGGCGCAGCTCCGATCTGGTGTTGATGGACTTCATCGCCGGCATCCGCGCCAGGCGCCGCACGATCTACGCCTTCCCCTTGCCTGAGGACATCATGGCCTTTGCGGAACGCGAGATGCCAAACCTTCTCGCCGCAGTGCCGGAGAATCTGCAAGGCAGGATCAGCGGCATCGGCGTCGCGATGCCGTTTGAATTGTGGAATTGGGAGGCGGATCTGCAAACGCCGCCCGGCGTGCTCGGCAGGTGGCGCGACTTCAACGTGGCCACCGAACTCTCGCGCCGCTTCGGCACATGGCCGATCCGCGTCCACAACGACGCAACGTCGGCATGTGCGGCCGAACTCACCTTCGGCGCGGGAGCAACCTACCGCGACTTCGCCTATTTTTATGTCGGCACATTCGTCGGCGGCGGCATCGTTCTGAACGGCAGTCTGTTTCCGGGTCGTAGCGGCAACGCCGGAGCGCTCGGCTCGTTGCCGATCATGCGACGGGAAGAGAGCGGCGAGACCAGCCTCCAACAGTTGATCCGCACCGCCTCCATCTATCGCCTGGAGCGTCGACTGATCGCCGCCGGTCTGCGCGGCACCGAGATCTGGCTCTCGCCTGATGATTGGTCGAGCTTCGAGGAGCCGCTCGAGGCCTGGATTGCCGAAGCCGCCGAGGCGCTGGCGCAGGCGATCGCTGCGTTGCTGGCGGTCATCGACTTTGAAGCCATCGTCATCGACGGTGCTTTTCCGGCCGACGTGCGGCGCCGCCTTGTCGAGAGAACCAACTTGCAATGGGCACACATGGACCGGCAGGGACTCACCGACGCCGTGGTGGTGGAAGGCTCGGTTGGTCGCGATGCGCGCGCAATCGGCGGCGCCGCTCTGCCACTGCTGGCGACTTTTGCGCGCGACCATGACGTTCTGTTCAAAGAATGA
- a CDS encoding sugar ABC transporter substrate-binding protein, translated as MRQSFGLFTALVLALGATGASAADKPIVGLITKTNTNPFFVKMKAGADEAAKANDVELRSFAGKVDGDNESQVAAIENLIAAGAKGILITPNDSRAIVPAVEKARAAGILVIALDTPLDPPNAADATFATDNFLAGQLIGQWAAKTLGAKAASAKIALLDLNVNQISVDVARDQGFLKGFGIDLGNPAKIGDEKDARIVGHDVTLGSEEGGRKAMENLLQKDPGISLVYTINEPAAAGAYEALRSVGRDKDVVIVSVDGGCPGVRNVKDGVIGATSMQFPLLMAAKGVEAVKAFATGGGKPKASPGLDFFNTGVELVTDKPVGDLPSIDGAAALKKCWG; from the coding sequence ATGCGTCAGTCATTCGGGCTATTCACCGCACTCGTGCTTGCTCTTGGCGCTACCGGCGCTTCGGCGGCCGACAAGCCGATCGTTGGGCTCATCACCAAGACCAACACCAATCCGTTCTTTGTGAAGATGAAGGCGGGTGCCGACGAAGCCGCCAAGGCCAATGACGTCGAGCTGCGCTCCTTCGCCGGCAAGGTCGATGGCGACAATGAGAGCCAGGTGGCGGCCATCGAGAATCTGATCGCCGCCGGTGCCAAAGGCATCCTGATCACGCCGAACGACTCCCGCGCCATCGTGCCGGCCGTCGAGAAGGCGCGCGCGGCGGGCATTCTGGTCATTGCCCTCGATACGCCGCTCGATCCGCCGAATGCGGCCGATGCAACCTTTGCCACCGACAATTTCCTGGCGGGTCAGTTGATCGGCCAGTGGGCCGCGAAGACGCTCGGTGCCAAGGCGGCATCCGCGAAGATCGCGCTTCTGGACCTCAACGTGAACCAGATCTCGGTCGACGTCGCTCGGGATCAGGGCTTCCTGAAAGGCTTTGGCATCGATCTCGGCAACCCCGCCAAGATCGGCGACGAGAAGGATGCGCGCATTGTCGGGCATGATGTGACCCTTGGCAGCGAGGAAGGTGGCCGCAAGGCCATGGAAAACCTGCTGCAAAAGGACCCCGGCATCTCGCTCGTCTACACCATCAACGAGCCTGCCGCAGCGGGCGCCTACGAGGCCTTGCGTTCCGTCGGCCGCGACAAGGACGTGGTGATTGTTTCCGTCGACGGCGGTTGCCCGGGTGTGCGCAACGTAAAGGATGGCGTGATCGGTGCCACGTCGATGCAGTTCCCGCTGCTGATGGCGGCGAAAGGCGTCGAGGCGGTGAAAGCGTTCGCCACCGGTGGTGGAAAGCCAAAGGCTTCGCCCGGACTCGATTTCTTCAACACTGGTGTCGAGCTCGTCACCGACAAGCCGGTAGGGGATCTGCCGTCGATTGACGGCGCTGCCGCCTTGAAGAAATGCTGGGGCTGA
- a CDS encoding ABC transporter permease, with translation MTDIGDSRPAAQAFELLADKSDARVAEFEVRTRSPLQKLQHFLHANPTAVPAIVLLLGVAAFGLIVGPRFLSMFNLSLIIQQVTIIGVIGVAQTLIVITAGIDLSVGAIMVLCSVIMGKLAVTMGLAAPLALVIGIAVGAGCGALNGTLVTRVKLPPFIVTLGTWSIFFALNLWYSASETIRSQEVAKAAPLLQMLGKPVDVLGARFTYGSFFMLGLIALIWFVLNRTAFGRHLYAVGDDPDAARLAGIRTDRILFSVYVIAGMICSLGAWALIGRIGSISPQAGQTANLDSITAVVVGGASLFGGRGSIIGTLIGALIVGVFRNGLALSDVDVLWQEFAVGWLIIIAVALDQWIRKVSA, from the coding sequence ATGACCGATATCGGCGACAGCCGACCCGCTGCCCAGGCCTTCGAGCTTCTCGCCGACAAGAGCGACGCGCGCGTGGCTGAATTCGAGGTGCGTACAAGATCGCCGCTGCAGAAGCTTCAACACTTTCTGCATGCCAATCCGACCGCGGTGCCGGCGATCGTGCTCCTGCTCGGCGTTGCGGCGTTCGGGCTCATCGTCGGCCCGCGGTTTCTGTCGATGTTCAATCTGTCGCTGATCATCCAGCAGGTCACGATCATTGGCGTAATCGGCGTGGCCCAGACCTTGATCGTAATCACCGCCGGCATCGATCTGTCGGTTGGCGCCATCATGGTGCTGTGCTCCGTGATCATGGGCAAGCTTGCGGTCACCATGGGCCTCGCCGCTCCACTGGCGCTCGTGATCGGCATTGCCGTTGGCGCAGGCTGCGGGGCCCTCAATGGCACGCTTGTCACACGCGTGAAGCTGCCGCCCTTCATCGTGACGCTCGGGACCTGGTCGATCTTTTTCGCTCTCAATCTCTGGTACTCGGCCTCGGAAACCATCCGTTCGCAGGAAGTGGCGAAAGCAGCTCCGTTGCTGCAGATGCTCGGAAAACCGGTGGACGTTCTGGGGGCCCGCTTTACCTATGGTTCCTTCTTCATGCTGGGGCTCATTGCCCTGATCTGGTTCGTGCTCAATCGCACGGCCTTCGGCCGCCATCTCTATGCGGTTGGCGACGATCCCGATGCCGCGCGGCTCGCGGGCATCAGGACCGACCGCATCCTGTTCTCCGTCTATGTGATTGCCGGCATGATTTGCTCGCTCGGCGCCTGGGCTCTGATCGGGCGCATCGGCTCGATCAGCCCGCAGGCTGGCCAGACGGCCAATCTCGACAGCATCACGGCGGTGGTGGTCGGTGGCGCCAGCCTTTTCGGCGGGCGCGGATCGATCATCGGCACGCTGATCGGCGCCCTGATCGTGGGCGTGTTTCGAAACGGGCTCGCGCTGTCCGATGTGGACGTGCTCTGGCAGGAATTCGCCGTCGGCTGGTTGATCATCATCGCCGTGGCGCTTGATCAGTGGATCCGCAAGGTGTCGGCATGA
- a CDS encoding ATP-binding cassette domain-containing protein, translated as MSMAANVQNSEPLVQARGLIKRYGRVTALDHADFDLYPGEILAVIGDNGAGKSSLIRALSGALVPDAGEIRLDGRPVVLRSPLDAQAAGIETVYQTLALSPSLSIADNMFLGRELRRPGPLGSICRMLDRKAMQRIARQKLTELGLMTVQSINQRVETLSGGQRQGVAVARAAAFGSRVVIMDEPTAALGVKESRRVLELILDVRRRGVSVVLISHNMPHVFEIADRIHIHRLGRRLTVIDPKSYTMSDAVAFMTGARVPAEVAA; from the coding sequence ATGAGCATGGCTGCGAACGTTCAGAACTCCGAGCCGCTCGTGCAGGCGCGCGGCCTCATCAAGCGCTATGGCCGCGTGACGGCGCTCGATCATGCCGACTTCGATCTCTATCCGGGCGAAATCCTGGCCGTGATCGGAGACAACGGCGCAGGAAAATCCTCACTCATCCGCGCGCTTTCGGGCGCGCTCGTTCCTGATGCCGGCGAGATCAGGCTCGATGGCAGGCCGGTTGTACTCCGCTCGCCGCTCGACGCGCAGGCCGCCGGCATCGAGACCGTTTATCAAACGCTCGCGCTGTCGCCGAGCCTTTCGATCGCCGACAACATGTTTCTCGGCCGGGAATTGCGCCGGCCGGGTCCGCTCGGCTCGATCTGCCGCATGCTTGACCGCAAGGCCATGCAGCGCATCGCCCGCCAGAAGCTCACCGAGCTTGGTCTCATGACCGTGCAGAGCATCAACCAGCGTGTCGAGACGTTGTCGGGTGGTCAACGCCAGGGCGTGGCGGTCGCAAGAGCCGCGGCTTTCGGCTCGCGTGTGGTGATCATGGACGAACCAACCGCGGCGCTCGGCGTCAAGGAATCGCGTCGTGTGCTGGAATTGATCCTCGACGTGCGAAGGAGGGGCGTTTCAGTGGTCCTGATCAGCCACAACATGCCGCACGTGTTCGAGATTGCCGATCGCATCCACATCCATCGGCTTGGCCGGCGACTGACGGTGATAGATCCCAAGTCCTATACGATGTCGGACGCGGTGGCTTTCATGACAGGCGCACGAGTACCTGCCGAGGTCGCGGCCTAA
- a CDS encoding carbohydrate kinase produces MEPAPVRWAPRAYPSSPVFSSTRMYSSKEIPSAEGNRSLAQVSQWKLSPMILVCGEALADLFVDEGPDSGLTARVTLGGSPLNVAIGLARLEERAAFCGGISSDRFGVALRRRLESERVVLDYVINSDRLTTISIVTTDSSGQPNYSFHGEGKADRDVGIDTLPGSLPADVCALTFGSYTLAVAPVADAYLALARREAAHRVISVDPNLRPTVTPNLEDWKRRFGAFLSIADIVKASEEDIAVAYGEDADIDEVVAGWFASGPSIVLVTHGGNGATGYLKRGGKFSVPGKPISVIDTVGAGDTFHAAILSYLNNSGKLSKERIADLTAPELARAIDFAVTAAAITCSRQGADLPTKAEVASRIGQ; encoded by the coding sequence TTGGAGCCAGCGCCCGTACGATGGGCGCCGCGAGCCTACCCTTCTTCGCCCGTTTTCTCCTCGACCAGAATGTACTCTTCAAAGGAGATACCTAGTGCGGAGGGGAATCGGTCTCTTGCTCAGGTCAGCCAATGGAAATTGTCGCCGATGATCCTCGTGTGCGGTGAAGCCCTGGCGGACTTGTTCGTCGATGAAGGGCCGGATTCCGGCCTCACTGCGCGGGTCACCTTGGGTGGTTCCCCGCTGAATGTGGCCATTGGCCTCGCGCGGCTTGAGGAAAGAGCAGCGTTTTGCGGCGGGATTTCCTCCGACCGTTTTGGCGTGGCCCTGCGACGAAGGCTGGAATCGGAGCGGGTCGTTCTCGATTACGTCATCAACTCGGATCGCCTGACGACGATTTCAATCGTTACGACCGATTCCTCGGGACAGCCGAACTATTCGTTCCACGGCGAAGGCAAGGCGGACCGGGACGTCGGCATCGACACGCTACCGGGGTCACTACCGGCCGACGTTTGCGCGCTCACGTTTGGATCCTACACGCTCGCCGTGGCGCCCGTTGCCGATGCCTATCTCGCACTCGCTCGGCGCGAAGCTGCCCATCGCGTGATATCGGTCGACCCTAATTTGCGCCCGACCGTCACACCCAACCTCGAGGATTGGAAGAGGCGCTTCGGCGCCTTCCTGTCGATCGCAGATATCGTCAAGGCAAGCGAGGAAGATATCGCCGTCGCTTACGGCGAGGACGCTGACATCGACGAGGTCGTCGCCGGCTGGTTTGCATCGGGTCCTTCGATTGTTCTCGTCACGCACGGCGGCAATGGCGCGACCGGCTATCTGAAACGTGGCGGAAAATTCTCGGTGCCGGGAAAGCCGATCAGCGTCATCGATACCGTCGGCGCTGGGGACACCTTCCACGCCGCGATTTTGAGCTATCTCAATAACTCAGGCAAACTGAGCAAAGAACGTATCGCGGATTTGACCGCGCCGGAGCTGGCTCGCGCAATTGATTTCGCCGTGACAGCGGCCGCGATCACTTGCTCCCGACAAGGTGCGGATTTGCCGACAAAAGCAGAAGTCGCCTCTCGCATCGGACAATAA
- a CDS encoding ROK family transcriptional regulator codes for MSSTDPMTPEGAVAPLAGERSRGTNLVGVRAYNERLVLSLVRRFSSLPKAEIARLTGLSAQTASVIVRALESDGLLLRMEPNRGRVGQPSVPLKLNPDGAYALGLHIGRRTASLMLMDFAGSVRDQIHCSFAYPDVGDLLAFTAASLIELTGKLSGEQKQRIVGLGVAVPFELWNWRSEVGAPHASLEAWRNCNLQAELESLSGLPVSISNDATAACGAELTFGSGREYEDFLYIFVGYFAGGGVVINGELYAGRQGNAGALGSMPVLVKNTSTGIAERRQLIHSASLHSLEKRLIAANLDPIAFFRSQDWESLGPILDEWLEEASDSLAQAIVASASVLDFSQVVIDGGFPAHIRQRLVTLVREKKGASDLQGLAPFEIGEGAIGASARTMGAASLPFFARFLLDQNVLFKGDT; via the coding sequence ATGTCTTCGACTGACCCGATGACCCCTGAAGGAGCCGTGGCCCCGCTGGCCGGGGAGAGATCTCGCGGCACAAATCTGGTTGGCGTTCGCGCTTACAACGAGCGGCTTGTTCTTTCCCTCGTCCGCCGGTTTTCCAGTTTACCGAAGGCCGAGATCGCAAGGTTGACCGGCCTTTCGGCCCAGACCGCCTCCGTCATCGTCAGGGCGCTGGAATCCGACGGATTGCTGCTTCGCATGGAGCCCAATCGCGGTCGCGTCGGGCAGCCCTCCGTTCCCTTGAAGCTCAACCCCGACGGCGCCTATGCGCTCGGCCTGCATATCGGCCGGCGCACCGCGAGCCTCATGCTGATGGACTTCGCCGGATCGGTTCGCGATCAGATCCATTGTTCCTTCGCCTACCCGGATGTCGGCGATCTCCTGGCGTTCACCGCCGCCAGTCTGATCGAGCTCACCGGAAAATTAAGCGGCGAGCAGAAGCAAAGGATCGTCGGTCTTGGCGTTGCGGTCCCTTTCGAATTGTGGAATTGGCGCAGCGAAGTCGGCGCACCCCATGCTTCGCTCGAAGCCTGGCGCAACTGCAATCTGCAGGCCGAGCTCGAGTCTCTCAGCGGCCTGCCCGTCTCGATCTCGAATGACGCAACAGCCGCCTGCGGCGCCGAGCTGACTTTCGGCAGTGGCCGCGAATATGAGGATTTCCTCTATATCTTCGTTGGTTATTTTGCCGGCGGCGGCGTCGTTATCAATGGCGAGCTCTATGCGGGACGTCAGGGAAACGCCGGCGCGCTCGGCTCAATGCCGGTGCTCGTCAAGAACACAAGCACGGGAATTGCCGAAAGGCGGCAGCTGATTCATTCGGCGTCGCTGCACAGCCTGGAAAAACGTCTCATCGCCGCCAATCTGGACCCCATCGCCTTCTTCAGATCGCAGGACTGGGAAAGCCTCGGCCCGATTCTCGATGAGTGGCTCGAAGAAGCATCGGATAGCCTCGCACAAGCGATTGTCGCATCGGCATCGGTGCTCGACTTCAGCCAGGTCGTTATCGACGGTGGCTTTCCAGCCCACATCCGGCAGCGGCTCGTCACTCTTGTGCGCGAGAAAAAAGGCGCCTCCGACCTGCAAGGGCTTGCACCGTTCGAGATTGGCGAAGGGGCGATTGGAGCCAGCGCCCGTACGATGGGCGCCGCGAGCCTACCCTTCTTCGCCCGTTTTCTCCTCGACCAGAATGTACTCTTCAAAGGAGATACCTAG
- the zwf gene encoding glucose-6-phosphate dehydrogenase, translating into MITQALQVEPFDLVVFGGTGDLSYRKLYPALFRRQHEGQLSPGTRVIAVSRQRMSRQEFAVAVGDALKRFDPARASNPDALASFVDLLDYVIVDAGGDLGWADLKANLGDDPARVRAFYLATSPDLFGKIADRLSAHQLITSATRVIVEKPIGKDGASAAEINDALGAVFGENQIFRIDHYLGKETVQNLMALRFANALFEPLWNSGHIDHIQITVSESIGVESRAGYYDKSGALRDMVQNHLLQLLCLVAMEPPASLTADAVRDEKRKVLQSLLKIDASNASERTVRGQYRAGAAFGEAVRGYAEEVGDSESVTETFVALKLEIENWRWAGVPFYLRTGKRLPERISEIVVTFRKAPHALFAADAGRVHQTKLVIRLQPDEGIKLWLMIKEPGPGGFRLQHVSLDMSFSKAFGGHAPEAYERLLMDVIRGNATLFMRRDEVEAAWAFIDPIRQAWSDSKEPPRPYVAGSWGPSAAIALIERDGRTWVEDGEWA; encoded by the coding sequence ATGATCACGCAAGCTCTTCAAGTCGAACCTTTCGATCTGGTGGTTTTCGGCGGGACTGGCGATCTGTCTTATCGCAAGCTCTATCCGGCGCTGTTTCGTCGTCAGCATGAAGGTCAGCTTTCACCGGGAACGCGCGTCATCGCCGTATCGCGGCAGCGGATGAGCAGGCAGGAATTCGCCGTCGCCGTCGGCGATGCCCTGAAACGCTTCGATCCAGCCCGCGCTTCCAATCCTGACGCGCTCGCAAGCTTTGTCGACCTGCTGGATTACGTCATCGTGGACGCGGGCGGCGATCTCGGTTGGGCGGACCTCAAAGCGAACCTTGGCGACGATCCGGCGCGCGTTCGGGCGTTCTATTTGGCCACGTCGCCGGACTTGTTCGGAAAGATTGCCGATCGGCTTTCGGCCCATCAATTGATCACGAGCGCGACGCGCGTGATCGTCGAGAAACCCATCGGCAAGGATGGCGCGTCGGCCGCCGAAATCAACGACGCGCTCGGCGCGGTGTTTGGCGAAAACCAGATTTTCCGCATCGATCACTATCTCGGCAAGGAGACGGTGCAGAATCTCATGGCGTTGCGTTTCGCCAACGCCTTGTTCGAGCCTCTATGGAACTCCGGTCATATCGATCACATCCAGATAACGGTGTCCGAAAGCATCGGCGTCGAGAGCCGCGCCGGCTATTACGACAAGTCGGGAGCGTTGCGCGACATGGTGCAGAACCATCTCCTGCAACTGCTTTGTCTCGTGGCGATGGAGCCGCCGGCCTCGCTCACGGCCGACGCGGTGCGCGATGAAAAGCGCAAGGTGCTCCAGTCGCTGCTGAAGATCGACGCGAGCAATGCTTCGGAACGGACCGTGCGGGGGCAATATCGTGCGGGCGCGGCGTTTGGCGAAGCGGTGCGCGGTTATGCCGAGGAAGTTGGGGACTCCGAGAGCGTCACCGAGACCTTCGTGGCGCTGAAGCTCGAAATCGAGAACTGGCGCTGGGCGGGGGTGCCGTTCTATCTGCGTACCGGCAAGAGACTGCCCGAACGCATCTCCGAGATCGTCGTCACCTTCCGGAAGGCCCCGCATGCGCTATTCGCGGCCGACGCGGGCAGGGTTCATCAGACCAAGCTCGTCATCCGGCTTCAACCCGATGAAGGCATCAAGCTCTGGCTGATGATCAAGGAACCGGGACCAGGTGGATTCCGACTTCAGCATGTATCGCTCGACATGAGCTTCTCGAAAGCCTTTGGGGGCCATGCGCCCGAGGCCTATGAGCGGTTGCTGATGGACGTGATCCGCGGCAACGCCACCCTGTTCATGCGACGCGATGAAGTCGAAGCAGCCTGGGCATTCATCGATCCAATCCGTCAAGCCTGGTCGGACTCGAAAGAGCCGCCGCGCCCCTATGTCGCCGGCAGTTGGGGACCCTCGGCCGCGATTGCGCTTATCGAGCGCGATGGTCGGACGTGGGTCGAGGACGGTGAATGGGCGTAA
- the edd gene encoding phosphogluconate dehydratase has product MAILNERIGEVTEAIARRSRDARSRYLDRIASAASAAPQRRRLGCANQAHGFAACAASDKDALRQGGTPNLGIVTAYNDMLSAHKPYEHYPELIRSEARAIGATAQVAGGVPAMCDGITQGEAGMELSLFSRDVIALSVAVALSHQTFDAVALLGVCDKIVPGLVIGALSFGHLPAIFIPSGPMPSGIPNAEKNRVRQLFAEGKVDRAALLEVEARSYHAPGTCTFYGTANTNQMLLEFMGLQMPGASFVNPDTLLRDALTRAAVRQVIGLSALGSQFLPVGRMIDERSFVNAMVGLAATGGSTNAVIHLVVMAAAAGLTLDLRDFERVAEVAPLLARVYPNGPADVNQFHAAGGTIFVIRELLDAGLLHADAATAFAGTLASYRQEPILSNAGAVVWREGPSTSADDAILRGVERPFSPTGGLRILEGDVGRAVIKTSAVAPERHVIEAPALVFHSQEELQAAFKAGKLERDFIAVIRFQGPRAIGMPELHKLMPPLGVLQDRGFKVALVTDGRMSGASGKVPAAIHLTPEALDGGPIAKIRDGDFMRLDAVAGTLTVRVPADEWAARPLASEDLSASHVGIGRELFSQLRASAGPADRGASIFRGLNA; this is encoded by the coding sequence ATGGCCATCTTGAACGAGAGAATTGGCGAGGTCACCGAGGCGATTGCCAGGCGCAGCCGGGACGCGCGGTCGCGCTATCTCGATCGCATCGCCAGCGCAGCATCCGCCGCGCCTCAGCGGCGACGCTTGGGGTGCGCCAATCAAGCGCATGGTTTCGCGGCTTGCGCGGCAAGCGACAAGGATGCGTTGCGCCAGGGCGGCACTCCGAATTTGGGTATTGTGACCGCCTACAATGACATGCTCTCCGCTCACAAACCCTATGAGCATTATCCCGAACTGATCCGGTCGGAGGCGCGCGCGATCGGCGCGACCGCCCAGGTTGCGGGCGGCGTTCCCGCAATGTGCGACGGGATTACTCAGGGCGAGGCCGGAATGGAGCTTTCCCTGTTTTCACGCGACGTTATTGCGCTGTCGGTCGCGGTCGCCTTGTCGCACCAAACATTCGATGCGGTTGCGCTCCTTGGCGTTTGCGACAAGATTGTGCCTGGCCTCGTGATTGGCGCGCTGTCGTTTGGGCATTTGCCGGCGATTTTCATTCCCTCGGGACCGATGCCATCGGGCATTCCGAACGCCGAAAAGAACCGTGTTCGCCAGCTTTTCGCCGAGGGCAAGGTCGATCGAGCTGCTCTGTTGGAAGTCGAGGCGCGATCCTATCATGCGCCGGGCACCTGCACGTTCTACGGCACGGCCAACACCAATCAGATGCTCCTGGAATTCATGGGCCTGCAGATGCCAGGCGCATCCTTCGTCAACCCGGACACGCTCCTGCGCGACGCACTGACCCGAGCGGCCGTCCGACAAGTCATCGGCCTCAGCGCATTGGGCTCGCAGTTCTTGCCTGTCGGCCGCATGATCGACGAGCGTTCCTTCGTCAATGCGATGGTGGGCCTCGCCGCGACGGGCGGGTCGACGAACGCTGTGATACATCTTGTTGTGATGGCGGCGGCGGCGGGATTGACATTGGACCTGCGCGATTTCGAACGGGTTGCTGAAGTCGCCCCGTTGCTGGCGCGGGTCTATCCAAATGGCCCCGCAGACGTGAATCAATTTCATGCCGCCGGCGGCACGATCTTTGTCATCCGCGAATTGCTCGATGCAGGGCTGCTGCATGCGGACGCCGCAACTGCCTTTGCCGGGACATTGGCCTCGTACCGCCAGGAGCCGATTCTCAGCAACGCTGGCGCAGTTGTCTGGCGAGAAGGGCCGTCCACCAGCGCCGATGATGCGATTCTGCGCGGCGTCGAGAGGCCCTTCAGCCCCACCGGCGGCTTGAGGATTCTCGAAGGTGATGTTGGCAGGGCGGTCATCAAGACCTCCGCTGTCGCGCCTGAAAGGCATGTTATCGAGGCGCCAGCGCTGGTGTTCCATTCGCAGGAGGAGTTGCAGGCGGCCTTCAAGGCCGGAAAACTCGAGCGTGATTTCATCGCCGTGATCCGCTTTCAGGGCCCGCGCGCGATCGGCATGCCGGAACTCCACAAGCTGATGCCACCGCTTGGCGTCCTGCAGGATCGCGGCTTCAAGGTTGCGCTGGTCACCGACGGCCGGATGTCGGGCGCCTCAGGCAAAGTGCCCGCTGCGATCCATCTCACACCGGAAGCGCTCGACGGAGGCCCGATCGCCAAAATTCGTGACGGTGACTTCATGCGCCTGGATGCAGTCGCGGGAACGTTGACCGTTCGGGTGCCTGCCGACGAATGGGCGGCCCGTCCGCTTGCCAGCGAAGATCTGTCGGCCTCTCATGTCGGAATCGGCCGCGAACTCTTCTCCCAATTGCGCGCGTCCGCCGGCCCTGCAGATCGTGGTGCCAGCATTTTCCGGGGATTGAATGCATGA